In Paracoccaceae bacterium Fryx2, a single genomic region encodes these proteins:
- a CDS encoding DMT family transporter, which yields MTRPATSPLTANLICMASMLVWAAGLPAADLLIGPLHPLPLTALRMALAAAVLLPLWLVLDGWAVLRAAPWRRGVLVGGIGFGLGAYLLILAQALSDAVTVAVITAAMPVVGIALECALDGRRLRLSLVLGLALSLAGGVLAYGARVGGVGVGLGAVAALASVLAFTWGSRATVMAFPALTPIGRTTITLTGAALVTAVAALVAAGMGAPAPDWAAIGGREIAALALCSIGALAVSQVLWILSVGQLGIGLASLHINAAPFYVMIFMVLLGGTWNNMQALGAAIVGIGVLVAQGLPARQTA from the coding sequence ATGACCCGCCCTGCCACCAGCCCGCTGACCGCGAACCTGATCTGCATGGCCTCGATGCTGGTCTGGGCCGCGGGCCTGCCGGCCGCCGACCTGCTGATCGGGCCGCTGCATCCGCTGCCGCTGACCGCGCTGCGCATGGCGCTGGCTGCGGCGGTGCTGCTGCCCTTGTGGCTGGTGCTGGACGGGTGGGCCGTGCTGCGGGCCGCGCCCTGGCGGCGGGGCGTGCTGGTCGGCGGCATCGGCTTCGGCCTCGGGGCCTACCTTCTTATCCTGGCGCAGGCACTCAGCGATGCGGTGACGGTGGCGGTGATCACCGCCGCCATGCCGGTGGTCGGCATCGCGCTGGAATGCGCGCTCGACGGGCGGCGGCTGCGGCTGTCGCTGGTCCTGGGGCTGGCGCTGAGCCTCGCGGGCGGCGTTCTGGCATATGGCGCACGGGTGGGCGGCGTCGGGGTCGGGCTGGGGGCGGTGGCGGCGCTGGCCTCGGTCCTGGCCTTTACCTGGGGGTCACGGGCGACGGTCATGGCCTTTCCGGCGCTGACCCCGATCGGGCGGACCACGATCACGCTGACCGGGGCGGCGCTGGTCACCGCCGTGGCCGCGCTGGTCGCCGCGGGCATGGGCGCCCCCGCCCCGGACTGGGCCGCCATCGGCGGGCGCGAGATCGCGGCACTGGCGCTTTGTTCCATCGGCGCGCTGGCGGTCAGCCAGGTGCTGTGGATCCTGTCGGTCGGGCAACTGGGCATCGGCCTGGCCAGCCTGCACATCAACGCCGCCCCGTTCTACGTGATGATCTTCATGGTGCTGCTGGGCGGCACCTGGAACAACATGCAGGCGCTCGGCGCGGCCATCGTCGGCATCGGCGTGCTGGTGGCGCAGGGCCTGCCCGCCCGCCAGACGGCCTGA
- a CDS encoding DUF934 domain-containing protein yields the protein MSVIVTDQGFAPDDWASEIVPLAALAGQDAVELAHTDDPAGLAGRFGGLALIRVTFPSFGDGRGFTVGRRLRELGYTGRLRAAGPLLADQYAMARRVGFDEVEIPDDLAERQPAEQWLFRSDWRSHDYQSRLRG from the coding sequence ATGAGCGTGATCGTCACCGACCAGGGCTTCGCGCCCGATGACTGGGCGTCCGAGATCGTGCCGCTGGCCGCCCTTGCGGGCCAGGATGCGGTGGAGCTTGCCCATACCGACGACCCCGCGGGGCTTGCCGGGCGGTTCGGCGGGCTGGCGCTGATCCGCGTCACCTTCCCGTCCTTCGGTGACGGGCGCGGCTTCACCGTGGGGCGGCGGCTGCGTGAACTGGGCTACACCGGGCGGTTGCGCGCCGCCGGGCCGCTGCTGGCGGATCAGTATGCCATGGCCCGCCGGGTGGGATTCGACGAGGTCGAGATTCCCGACGACCTGGCCGAACGCCAACCCGCGGAGCAGTGGCTTTTCCGCTCTGACTGGCGGTCGCATGACTATCAGTCGCGGCTGCGCGGGTGA
- the cobA gene encoding uroporphyrinogen-III C-methyltransferase encodes MPHPPQFPGHVTFAGAGPGAADHLTLGVLRALQSADVVIHDRLVGPEVLALVPATALCIDAGKEGFGPSTPQSEINAALVAQARAGARVVRLKAGDPGIFARLDEEIEAVTAAGIAFTLLPGLTAASVAAAAIGQALTCRGRNASLRIITGHDMAGFAEQDWRGMARAGEVAAIYMGKRSARFLQGRLLMHGAAPDTAVTLVENISRADQRIHAARLSTLAKVAAGVEGPAVMLYGLAPRQAAAALPQLKEAHA; translated from the coding sequence ATGCCGCACCCGCCCCAGTTCCCCGGTCATGTCACCTTCGCAGGCGCAGGCCCCGGTGCTGCCGACCATCTGACGCTCGGGGTGCTGCGCGCCCTGCAGTCGGCGGATGTGGTGATCCACGACCGGCTGGTGGGCCCCGAGGTTCTGGCGCTGGTTCCCGCCACCGCGCTCTGCATCGACGCAGGCAAGGAAGGCTTTGGCCCTTCCACCCCGCAATCCGAGATCAACGCGGCGCTGGTGGCGCAGGCCAGGGCGGGCGCGCGGGTGGTGCGGCTGAAGGCGGGCGACCCCGGCATCTTCGCGCGGCTCGATGAGGAAATCGAGGCCGTCACCGCCGCGGGCATCGCCTTCACCCTGCTGCCCGGCCTGACGGCGGCCAGCGTCGCCGCCGCCGCCATCGGGCAGGCGCTGACCTGCCGGGGCCGCAACGCCAGCCTGCGCATCATCACCGGCCACGACATGGCAGGCTTTGCCGAGCAGGACTGGCGCGGCATGGCGCGGGCGGGCGAAGTCGCGGCGATTTACATGGGCAAGCGGTCCGCCCGCTTCCTGCAGGGCCGCCTGCTGATGCATGGTGCAGCGCCCGACACGGCCGTGACGCTGGTGGAAAACATCAGCCGCGCCGACCAGCGCATCCACGCCGCCCGCCTGTCCACGCTGGCAAAGGTGGCCGCCGGGGTTGAAGGCCCCGCCGTCATGCTCTACGGCCTCGCCCCGAGGCAGGCCGCCGCCGCCCTGCCCCAGCTCAAGGAGGCCCACGCATGA
- the ssb gene encoding single-stranded DNA-binding protein, translating into MAGSVNKVIIVGNLGRDPEVRSFQNGGKVVNLNIATSESWRDKATGERKEKTEWHRVAILNENLAKIAEQYLRKGSTVYIEGQLETRKWQDQSGVEKYTTEIVLRPFRGELTLLGGRAEGGGAAAGGGSYEDRGGYDNYEGGPAAGAAKPGAARGGAGYGGGPAGGGRSDIDDEIPF; encoded by the coding sequence ATGGCGGGTTCGGTCAACAAGGTCATCATCGTGGGCAATCTCGGCCGCGACCCCGAGGTGCGCAGTTTCCAGAACGGCGGCAAGGTGGTGAACCTGAACATCGCCACCTCGGAATCCTGGCGCGACAAGGCGACGGGCGAGCGCAAGGAGAAGACCGAATGGCACCGGGTGGCGATTCTGAACGAGAATCTGGCCAAGATCGCCGAGCAATACCTGCGCAAGGGCTCGACCGTCTACATCGAGGGCCAGCTTGAGACCCGCAAATGGCAGGACCAGTCGGGGGTCGAGAAATACACCACCGAGATCGTGCTGCGCCCCTTCCGGGGGGAACTGACCCTGCTGGGCGGCCGGGCCGAAGGCGGCGGGGCGGCGGCCGGCGGTGGCAGCTACGAGGATCGCGGCGGCTATGACAATTACGAGGGCGGCCCCGCCGCAGGCGCGGCCAAGCCCGGGGCGGCGCGCGGCGGCGCAGGTTATGGCGGGGGGCCGGCAGGCGGCGGGCGGTCGGACATCGACGACGAAATCCCGTTCTGA
- the infC gene encoding translation initiation factor IF-3 codes for MGADGENVGIVTPARAMQLAEEAGLDLVEISPNAEPPVCKIMDFGKFKYEQQKREAEARKKQHIIEIKEIKFRPGTDTHDYDVKMRSVLKFLEEGDKVKVTLRFRGREMAHQDLGLELLNRVAADVTAAEAGKVESFPRLEGRQMVMMIGPK; via the coding sequence ATCGGCGCCGATGGGGAGAACGTCGGTATCGTGACGCCGGCACGGGCGATGCAACTGGCCGAGGAGGCCGGCCTTGATCTGGTCGAGATTTCGCCGAACGCCGAACCGCCGGTCTGCAAGATCATGGATTTCGGCAAGTTCAAGTACGAGCAGCAGAAGCGCGAGGCCGAGGCCCGCAAGAAGCAGCACATCATCGAGATCAAGGAAATCAAGTTCCGCCCCGGCACCGACACGCATGACTACGACGTGAAGATGCGCTCGGTGCTGAAGTTCCTGGAAGAGGGCGACAAGGTGAAGGTCACCCTGCGCTTCCGGGGCCGCGAGATGGCGCACCAGGATCTGGGGCTGGAACTGCTGAACCGGGTCGCCGCCGACGTGACGGCCGCCGAGGCCGGAAAGGTGGAATCGTTCCCCCGGCTGGAAGGCCGCCAGATGGTGATGATGATCGGGCCGAAGTGA
- the tpiA gene encoding triose-phosphate isomerase, whose translation MRKLAAGNWKMNGTAASLPEVAALLAAHPAPGCEMLICPPATLLARMADLAAGSALRIGGQDCHANPSGAHTGDISAAMLRDAGATHVILGHSERRADHAETDAQVCAKARAALAAGLVAVVCVGETEGQRDAGETLDVIGRQLAVSVPDGATAAGLVVAYEPVWAIGTGRTPSLAEIAEVHDFLRARLTARFGGEAAGMRLLYGGSVKPSNAAQIFATPNVDGALVGGASLKAADFGAIVSALSAA comes from the coding sequence ATGCGCAAACTGGCAGCAGGCAACTGGAAGATGAACGGCACGGCGGCATCGCTGCCGGAAGTGGCGGCGCTGCTGGCGGCACATCCCGCCCCCGGCTGCGAGATGCTGATCTGCCCCCCTGCCACGCTCTTGGCGCGGATGGCCGATCTGGCGGCGGGCAGCGCGCTGCGGATCGGCGGGCAGGACTGCCACGCCAACCCCTCGGGCGCCCATACCGGCGACATATCGGCCGCGATGCTGCGCGACGCCGGGGCGACCCATGTGATTCTTGGCCATTCCGAACGGCGCGCCGATCACGCCGAGACCGATGCTCAGGTGTGCGCCAAGGCCCGGGCCGCGCTGGCCGCGGGGCTGGTGGCGGTGGTCTGCGTCGGCGAAACCGAAGGCCAGCGCGACGCGGGCGAGACGCTGGACGTGATCGGCCGCCAGCTTGCCGTGTCGGTGCCGGATGGCGCCACGGCGGCGGGGCTGGTGGTGGCTTACGAGCCGGTCTGGGCGATCGGCACCGGGCGCACGCCCTCGCTGGCCGAGATTGCCGAAGTGCATGATTTCCTGCGCGCCCGGCTGACCGCCCGTTTCGGCGGCGAGGCGGCGGGGATGCGGCTGCTTTACGGCGGGTCGGTGAAGCCGTCGAATGCCGCCCAGATCTTTGCCACCCCGAATGTCGACGGGGCGCTGGTCGGGGGCGCCAGCCTGAAGGCCGCGGACTTCGGCGCCATCGTCTCCGCCCTGTCTGCCGCCTGA
- a CDS encoding Lrp/AsnC family transcriptional regulator, translated as MAVRLDEIDRKILVELQEDAAQSLDEIARKVGSSKTPVWTRIRRMRDEGVILRQTVILDPEALGLEACFFVLIRTSEHEADWQRRFLTALRARPEVLEAHRLAGDIDYILKVRVANARAYDTFYQALISEVRIFNVTALLSMQEIKSTTVLPV; from the coding sequence ATGGCGGTCCGTCTGGACGAGATCGACAGGAAAATCCTTGTCGAGTTGCAGGAGGATGCGGCGCAGTCGCTGGACGAGATCGCGCGGAAGGTCGGGTCGTCGAAGACCCCGGTCTGGACGCGAATCCGCCGGATGCGCGACGAAGGCGTGATCCTGCGCCAGACGGTGATCCTCGACCCCGAGGCGCTGGGGCTGGAGGCGTGCTTCTTCGTGCTGATCCGCACCTCGGAGCACGAGGCCGACTGGCAGCGCCGCTTCCTGACCGCGCTGCGCGCCCGCCCCGAAGTGCTGGAGGCGCACCGGCTGGCGGGCGACATCGACTATATCCTGAAGGTGCGGGTCGCCAATGCGCGGGCCTACGACACCTTCTATCAGGCGCTGATCTCCGAGGTGCGGATTTTCAACGTGACGGCGCTGTTGTCGATGCAGGAGATCAAGTCGACGACGGTGCTGCCGGTGTAG
- a CDS encoding phosphoadenylyl-sulfate reductase: MPRDVAMDPVAARVEGLNARYRHHAATAVLEHALHDPQVGRIALVSSFGAESVVLLHLLSVIDRATPVLFIDTHMLFPETLSYQAELAEKLQLSDIRTIHAAPARLALEDPDDTLHQFNTDACCAVRKTEPLERALSGFDAWITGRKRYQGQTRQSIDFFEADGERRIKVNPLAHWGREDLEEYMVNNRLPRHPLVARGYPSIGCAPCTSPVAAGEDPRAGRWRNSAKTECGIHFINGRAVRSPLPNTENAA, encoded by the coding sequence ATGCCGCGTGATGTCGCGATGGACCCGGTGGCCGCGCGCGTCGAGGGGCTGAACGCCCGCTATCGCCACCATGCGGCGACGGCGGTGCTGGAACATGCGCTGCACGACCCGCAGGTTGGCCGCATCGCGCTGGTATCCAGTTTCGGCGCGGAATCGGTGGTGCTGCTGCACCTGCTGTCGGTGATCGACCGCGCCACGCCAGTGCTGTTCATCGACACGCACATGCTGTTCCCGGAAACCCTGAGCTATCAGGCAGAACTGGCGGAAAAGCTACAGCTTTCCGACATCCGCACCATCCATGCCGCCCCGGCGCGGCTGGCACTGGAAGACCCCGACGACACGCTGCACCAGTTCAACACCGACGCCTGCTGTGCCGTGCGCAAGACCGAACCATTGGAACGTGCGCTGTCTGGGTTCGACGCCTGGATCACCGGGCGCAAGCGGTATCAGGGCCAGACCCGGCAAAGCATCGACTTCTTCGAGGCCGACGGCGAACGGCGCATCAAGGTCAACCCGCTGGCCCACTGGGGCCGCGAGGATCTTGAGGAATACATGGTCAACAACCGTCTGCCGCGTCACCCGCTGGTGGCCAGGGGCTACCCCAGCATCGGCTGCGCCCCCTGCACCAGCCCGGTCGCGGCAGGTGAAGACCCGCGTGCAGGCCGTTGGCGCAACAGCGCAAAAACCGAATGCGGCATCCATTTCATCAACGGGCGCGCAGTGCGCTCCCCCCTGCCGAACACGGAGAACGCCGCATGA
- a CDS encoding SUF system Fe-S cluster assembly protein: MNQATDRIEGTPLIKPSTTEHPLYETVVEACRSVFDPEIPVNIFDLGLIYTIEITPENEVGIVMTLTAPGCPVAGEMPGWVADAVEPLPGVKQVNVEMTFEPPWGMEMMSDEAKLELGFM, encoded by the coding sequence ATGAACCAGGCCACTGACCGGATCGAGGGCACGCCCCTCATCAAGCCGTCCACCACCGAGCATCCGCTTTACGAGACGGTCGTCGAAGCCTGCCGATCCGTTTTCGACCCGGAAATCCCGGTCAACATCTTCGATCTGGGGCTGATCTACACCATCGAGATCACGCCGGAAAACGAAGTCGGGATCGTGATGACGCTGACCGCGCCCGGCTGCCCCGTCGCGGGCGAGATGCCGGGCTGGGTCGCCGATGCGGTGGAACCGCTGCCCGGCGTCAAGCAGGTCAACGTCGAGATGACATTCGAACCGCCCTGGGGGATGGAAATGATGTCGGACGAGGCCAAGCTGGAGCTTGGCTTCATGTAA
- a CDS encoding ferredoxin--NADP reductase, translating to MTEMTPVTDATPVKILPDAQTVTFVQHWTDRLFSFRVTRPRSLRFRSGEFVMIGLLDERGKPLLRAYSIASPSWDEELEFYSIKVPDGPLTSKLQHIVPGDQIILRPKPVGTLVHDALLPGRRIWFLATGTGLAPFASLMRDPETYEKYDQVIMMHTCREVAELEYGRQLVESLKDDELIGEMVEGKLLYYPTTTREPSALMGRITDNLTSGKVFADLDLPPMDPENDRAMVCGSLEFNHDVKAVLEKFGLREGANSEPMEYVVEKAFVGEGI from the coding sequence ATGACCGAGATGACCCCCGTGACCGACGCCACACCCGTGAAGATCCTGCCCGATGCGCAAACCGTGACCTTCGTGCAGCACTGGACCGACCGTCTGTTTTCGTTCCGCGTGACGCGCCCGCGTTCCTTGCGCTTCCGCTCGGGTGAATTCGTGATGATCGGGTTGCTGGACGAACGCGGCAAGCCGCTGCTGCGCGCCTATTCCATCGCCTCGCCTTCGTGGGACGAGGAGCTTGAGTTCTATTCGATCAAGGTGCCCGACGGGCCGCTGACCTCGAAACTGCAGCACATCGTGCCGGGCGACCAGATCATCCTGCGCCCCAAGCCGGTCGGCACGCTGGTGCATGACGCGCTGCTGCCCGGCCGCCGCATCTGGTTCCTCGCCACCGGCACCGGGCTTGCCCCCTTCGCCAGCCTGATGCGCGACCCCGAGACCTACGAGAAATACGATCAGGTCATCATGATGCACACCTGCCGCGAGGTGGCCGAACTGGAATACGGCCGCCAACTGGTGGAAAGCCTGAAGGATGACGAGCTGATCGGCGAGATGGTCGAGGGCAAGCTGCTGTATTACCCGACCACGACGCGCGAGCCTTCGGCGCTGATGGGGCGGATCACCGACAACCTGACCTCGGGCAAGGTGTTCGCCGATCTCGACCTGCCGCCGATGGACCCCGAGAATGACCGGGCGATGGTCTGCGGCAGCCTTGAGTTCAACCACGACGTGAAGGCGGTGCTGGAGAAGTTCGGCCTGCGCGAGGGTGCCAATTCCGAGCCGATGGAGTATGTGGTGGAGAAGGCCTTCGTCGGCGAAGGCATCTGA
- a CDS encoding iron-sulfur cluster assembly accessory protein, translating to MFGIPGKQAVTITPSAAKQIARLMQKQGSQGLRIGVKKGGCAGMEYTMDYVSEINPMDEMVEQDGARVMIAPMAQMFLFGTQIDYETSLLEAGFRFNNPNVSESCGCGESIKFKDA from the coding sequence ATGTTCGGCATTCCCGGCAAGCAGGCTGTCACCATCACCCCTTCGGCGGCGAAGCAGATCGCCCGGCTGATGCAGAAGCAGGGCTCGCAGGGCCTGCGGATCGGCGTCAAGAAGGGCGGCTGCGCCGGCATGGAATACACCATGGATTATGTGTCGGAAATCAACCCGATGGACGAGATGGTGGAACAGGACGGCGCGCGGGTGATGATCGCGCCGATGGCGCAGATGTTCCTGTTCGGCACCCAGATCGACTATGAGACATCGCTGCTGGAAGCCGGGTTCAGGTTCAACAACCCAAATGTGTCAGAATCCTGCGGTTGCGGCGAATCGATCAAGTTCAAGGACGCCTGA
- a CDS encoding nitrite/sulfite reductase: MYDYSDFDEAFVRARVAQFSQQVARRIDGSLTEDEFRPLRLMNGLYLQLHAYMLRVAIPYGTINPRQMRQLAMIADVYDKGYGHFTTRQNIQFNWPKLPDVPAILSALADVEMHAIQTSGNCVRNVTADHFAGAAADEIEDPRPVAELLRQWSTDHPEFQFLPRKFKIAITGSPNDRAVTRAHDIGLRMVRRDGAPGFEVIVGGGLGRTPMIGHVVRDFLPKADLLPYVEAILSVYNTLGRRDNKYKARIKITVHETGVAEITRMIEDRFAEIRPQFGGNDQTLLAEIEAAFAPPAFRNAPVADFDAARLIDPAFRAWADTNLAEHRNAQYAIVTISLKAHGETPGDASSDQMRLIADLAERYGHSEIRISHEQNVILPHVHKGDLPVLHAALLKGGLGTANVGLLSDMIVCPGMDYCALATARSIPVAQEIALRFKELQIEHDVGPLKIKISGCINACGHHHVGHIGILGLDRAGVENYQITLGGDGTETAVIGERAGPGFAYDEITPAIERLIVAYLALRLEPAETFLQTYRRTGLAPFKAALYDQADRNAA, from the coding sequence ATGTATGACTATTCCGATTTCGACGAAGCCTTCGTGCGCGCCCGCGTCGCGCAGTTCAGCCAGCAGGTGGCGCGCCGCATCGACGGCTCGCTGACCGAGGATGAATTCCGCCCGCTGCGGCTGATGAACGGGCTTTACCTGCAACTTCATGCCTACATGCTGCGGGTGGCGATTCCCTACGGCACGATCAACCCGCGCCAGATGCGACAGCTGGCGATGATCGCCGATGTCTATGACAAGGGCTATGGCCACTTCACCACGCGGCAGAACATCCAGTTCAACTGGCCGAAGCTGCCCGACGTGCCTGCGATCCTTTCCGCGCTGGCCGATGTGGAGATGCACGCGATCCAGACCTCGGGCAACTGCGTGCGCAACGTGACGGCCGACCATTTCGCCGGTGCAGCCGCCGATGAGATCGAAGACCCGCGCCCGGTGGCCGAGCTTTTGCGGCAATGGTCGACCGACCACCCCGAGTTCCAGTTCCTGCCGCGCAAGTTCAAGATCGCCATCACCGGCAGCCCGAATGACCGCGCGGTGACGCGGGCGCATGACATCGGGCTGCGCATGGTGCGCCGCGATGGGGCGCCGGGCTTCGAGGTCATCGTGGGCGGCGGCCTGGGGCGCACCCCGATGATCGGCCATGTGGTCCGCGACTTCCTGCCCAAGGCCGACCTGCTGCCCTACGTCGAGGCGATCCTCAGCGTCTACAACACGCTGGGGCGGCGCGACAACAAGTACAAGGCACGCATCAAGATCACCGTGCATGAAACCGGCGTCGCCGAGATCACCCGGATGATCGAGGACCGCTTTGCCGAGATCCGGCCGCAATTCGGCGGGAACGACCAGACGCTGCTGGCCGAGATCGAGGCGGCCTTCGCCCCGCCCGCCTTCCGCAACGCCCCGGTGGCGGATTTCGACGCGGCACGCCTGATCGACCCGGCCTTCCGCGCCTGGGCCGACACCAATCTGGCCGAGCATCGCAACGCGCAATATGCCATCGTCACCATCAGCCTTAAGGCGCATGGCGAAACGCCGGGCGATGCCTCGTCCGACCAGATGCGCCTGATCGCCGATCTGGCCGAACGCTACGGCCATTCGGAAATCCGCATCAGCCACGAGCAGAACGTGATCCTGCCGCATGTCCACAAGGGCGACCTTCCCGTGCTGCACGCCGCGCTGCTGAAGGGCGGGCTCGGTACGGCCAATGTCGGGCTGCTGTCGGACATGATCGTGTGCCCCGGCATGGACTACTGCGCGCTGGCCACGGCGCGCTCTATCCCCGTGGCGCAGGAAATCGCGTTGCGGTTCAAGGAATTGCAGATCGAACATGATGTGGGGCCGCTCAAGATCAAGATCTCGGGCTGCATCAACGCCTGCGGGCATCACCATGTCGGCCACATCGGCATCCTGGGGCTCGACCGCGCCGGGGTCGAGAATTACCAGATCACGCTGGGCGGCGACGGCACCGAAACCGCGGTGATTGGTGAACGGGCGGGCCCCGGCTTTGCCTATGACGAGATCACCCCCGCCATCGAGCGGCTGATCGTGGCTTACCTCGCCCTGCGGCTGGAACCGGCCGAGACGTTCCTGCAAACGTATCGCCGCACCGGCCTCGCCCCGTTCAAGGCCGCGCTTTACGATCAGGCCGACCGCAATGCCGCGTGA
- a CDS encoding DUF2849 domain-containing protein yields the protein MTRAFTPKVVTANLLLDGEVVWLTEDDRWTRHHHEAELIEDEAHAQLRLLKGAAQKHLVVGVYLADARAGSIGPEPVHFRETFRTRGPSNYAHGKQVDHV from the coding sequence ATGACCCGCGCCTTTACCCCCAAGGTCGTCACCGCCAACCTGCTGCTGGATGGCGAGGTGGTCTGGCTGACCGAAGATGACCGCTGGACGCGCCACCACCACGAGGCCGAGCTGATCGAGGACGAGGCGCACGCCCAGTTGCGCCTGCTCAAGGGTGCGGCACAAAAGCATCTTGTGGTCGGCGTCTATCTCGCGGATGCACGGGCAGGCAGTATCGGCCCCGAGCCCGTCCATTTCCGTGAAACGTTCCGCACGCGCGGTCCGTCGAACTATGCACATGGCAAGCAGGTCGATCATGTATGA
- a CDS encoding cytochrome P450 → MQSLRQSPTDPAFVQNPYPFYERARAAGPFFFWEDYGLPCTTSAAAVNALLRDRRAGREVPPEKRAPIPDHLQPFYAVEAHSMLELEPPRHGRLRSLVLRAFTSRRIAALAPEIAQLCHDLIDAFPPGRFDLLAAFGQRLPVIVIARLLGVPESRSDDLLRWSNAMVGMYMAGRSRATEVRAAAAATDFAAFLRAHVEARRATPADDLISHLIGAESEGRHLTTDELISTCILLLNAGHEATVHTIGNGVKTLLQARTPAAALAPDAIAATVEEILRFDPPLHLFTRHIYDDIDLMGHSFARGSEVGLLLAAANRDPALWDAPARFNPRRPAKTNLSFGAGLHFCVGAPLARLELQIALPILFARLPGLRLAEPPAYADVYHFHGLQRLLVTP, encoded by the coding sequence ATGCAATCCCTGCGCCAGTCCCCCACCGACCCCGCCTTCGTGCAGAACCCCTACCCGTTCTACGAACGCGCCCGCGCGGCGGGGCCGTTCTTCTTCTGGGAAGACTACGGCCTGCCCTGCACCACCTCTGCCGCCGCCGTGAACGCCCTGCTGCGCGACCGCCGCGCCGGTCGCGAGGTGCCGCCCGAAAAGCGCGCCCCGATCCCCGACCATCTGCAACCCTTCTACGCGGTCGAGGCCCATTCGATGCTGGAACTCGAGCCGCCGCGCCACGGCCGCCTGCGCAGCCTGGTGCTGCGCGCCTTCACCTCGCGCCGCATCGCCGCGCTGGCGCCCGAGATCGCGCAGCTCTGCCATGACCTGATCGACGCCTTCCCGCCGGGCCGGTTCGACCTGCTGGCCGCCTTCGGCCAGCGCCTGCCGGTGATCGTCATCGCCCGCCTGCTGGGCGTGCCGGAATCCCGATCCGACGACCTGTTGCGCTGGTCGAACGCGATGGTCGGGATGTACATGGCCGGCCGCAGCCGCGCCACCGAAGTCCGCGCCGCCGCCGCAGCCACCGATTTCGCCGCCTTCCTGCGCGCCCATGTCGAAGCCCGCCGCGCCACCCCCGCCGACGACCTGATCAGCCACCTGATCGGCGCCGAATCCGAGGGCCGGCACCTGACCACCGACGAGCTGATCAGCACCTGCATCCTGCTGCTGAACGCGGGCCACGAGGCCACGGTGCACACCATCGGCAACGGCGTGAAGACCCTGCTGCAAGCCCGCACACCCGCCGCCGCGCTGGCCCCCGACGCCATCGCGGCGACCGTCGAGGAGATCCTGCGCTTCGACCCGCCGCTGCACCTCTTTACCCGCCACATCTACGACGATATCGACCTGATGGGCCACAGCTTCGCCCGGGGCAGCGAGGTCGGCCTGCTGCTCGCCGCCGCCAACCGCGACCCGGCGCTCTGGGACGCCCCGGCCCGCTTCAACCCGCGCCGCCCGGCCAAGACCAACCTCTCCTTCGGCGCGGGCCTGCATTTCTGCGTCGGCGCCCCGCTGGCCCGGCTGGAACTCCAGATCGCCCTGCCGATCCTGTTCGCCCGCCTGCCCGGCCTGCGCCTCGCCGAACCGCCGGCCTACGCCGATGTCTACCACTTCCACGGCCTGCAACGCCTGCTCGTCACCCCCTGA